The segment GCGAGGCAATCCATCGGAATGGCGCGGTTCATATCCAGCGGCGCAACCAGCACATCGATCGCCTTTTGCTGGCCAATCGTCTGCACAATGGGGCAGCGCGCAATCAGGGGATCGCCCTCGAAATAATTCTGCGTGATCAGCCGCTGACCAAAGCCCGATCCGAACACCGACAGGTGGATATGCATCGGGCGCCAGTCGTTCACGCGGTTCGGCCAAGGATAGGCCCCGGGGCGGACGGTCAAAAATTCATAACCGCCGCTCGCATCCGTCAATGTACGCCCGCAGCCGCCGAAATTCGGATCAAGCGGTGCCAGATAGCCGTCTTTCTTGTGCCGATAGCGCCCGCCCGCATTGGCTTGCCAGATCTCGACCAGCACACCGGGCACGCCGCGCCCGTTCTCGTCCAGCACACGGCCATGCAGGATGATCCGCTCGCCAATCGCAGGCTGGCCGGTGAAATTCATAATCAGGTTGTTATCCAACTCGCCGATCATCGCCTGCCCGAACGCGGGCCCCGTCTCTTCGCTCAGCGTCGAGCCAAGCGACACCAGCGGCCGGAACGGCGCCCGCGTCATCGAGGTTTTATACCCCGGCGTATAGGCCGCCGGATGCCAATCGCGATCGCGAAAATAAAGCGGGCCCTGATCGGTGGTGGTCATGGCGCTGTCTCCTCCCAAAGATGGCTGCCGCCGCTATTTAGCGCTCGGAATTTGCGATGTGTCGATGCCCAATTCGGTGAACACCTCTTTGGCGATCTTGAACGCATGGTTCGCGCGCGGCACACCGGCGTAAACCGCGACATGCAGCAGCGCCTCGACCACATCGGCGGGGGATGCGCCCGTGTTCACCGTCGCGCGCAAGTGCAGCGACAACTCCTCGTAATTGCCAAGCCCCGCCAGCAGCGCGATGGTCATCATCGACCGCTCGCGCGCGGGGATGGTGCCGCGCGACCACAGATTGCCCCAGGCGGTTTCCGTGATCATCACCTGGAACGGCTGATCGAATGGCGTCGCATGCTGGGTGGCGCGATCCACATGCGCATCGCCCAAAATCTTGCGGCGCGTCGCAATACCTGCCGCGAAACGATCCGTCATTTCAATACGTCCTTCAAAAACGGCGCAATGATCGCGACCATACCCGCAGCATCCTCGGCCGGGGGCAAATGACCGACACCGGCCATATTATGCAGGCGCGCCCCCGCAATCCGCGCGGCACTCGCCGCAACCAGATCGGGCGGCGACGCGCCATCCTTTTCCCCCGCGATGACCACGGCTGGCAGGTCGATCTCGGCGGCCTGTCCGGTCAGATCGGCAGCGGCCAGCGCGCGGCAGGCGACGATATAGCCATCCGCGCGCGTCGACAGCAGCATATTGCGCCACAGGGGCAGCGTCGCGCGCGCGCGAAACGCCGGCGCGAACCAGCGCTCCATCACCTGATCGGCGATACTGGCAAGGCCGCCCGCCTCGACCGCCGCGATACGGGCCGCCCAAGCATCGGCACTGCCCATTTTTGTCGCTGTATTCGACAGCACAATGCCCGCCAGCATCGCGGGCCGCTTGACCGCCAATTCCTGCGCGATCATGCCGCCGATCGACAGGCCGACCAACACCACCGGCGCGGATGCGACGGTCGCAATCAGCGCCGCGACATCCTCGGCCAGCGCGCTGATCGAGACCTCAGCCGCCAGATCCGACAGCCCATGCCCCGGCAGATCGAACCGCACACAGCGAAAGCCGGGCAGGCGTGCCACCACGCCGTCCCAAAGCCGCAGATCCGTGCCCAGCGAATTGGCGAAAACCACCACTGGCCCATCCGCTGGCCCGTCGATGCGGTAATGCATGGCCCCCCAAGGCCGCGCCAGAACCTGCATGATCACCCCTCCCGTTTGCCCAAGATGTGCCATGCGGGCGCGGGATAGGAAAATGGTATCTCCTGAGAGTTACATAACCGGCAGGTAATGGATCAAACGCGCTCAAGCGCGATGGCGATCCCCTGCCCGACCCCGATGCACATCATGGATAGGGCATAACGCGCAGCTCCGCCTTGCAGTTCCAGCGCCGCCGTACCGGTGATCCGCGCGCCCGACATGCCGAGCGGGTGCCCCAGCGCAATCGCGCCGCCATTGGGGTTCACGCGCGGATCATCATCCGCAATCCCCAGATCGCGCAAAGTGGCCAGGCCCTGCGCTGCAAAAGCCTCGTTCAACTCGATCACCCCGAAATCATCGGCGCTCAAACCCAGCCGCGCCATCAGCTTTTTCGCCGCAGGCGCGGGGCCGAACCCCATGATGCGCGGCAGAACGCCCGCCACCGCGCCCCCCATCACTCGCGCAATCGGGGTGAGGCCATGTTTTGCCGCCGCCTCGGCACTCGCCAAAATCAGCGCCGCCGCCCCGTCATTGACGCCCGAAGCATTGCCCGCCGTCACCGAGCCGCCCGCAAATATCGGTCGCAGCCCCGCCAAAGCCTCGGGCGATGTCGCGCGCGGATGCTCGTCTTGGCTTACCACCTTCGGGTCGCCCTTGCGCTGCGGGATCACCACTGCGGTGATCTCGCGCGCCAGCCGCCCATCGCCTTGCGCCCGCGCCGCATTTGCCTGCGAGCGCAGCGCCATTGCATCTTGATCGGCGCGGGAAATACCGAAATCATCCGCCACATTCTGGCCGGTCTGCGGCATGCTATCGACGCCATACGCCTTTTCCATCGCCGGGTTCACAAACCGCCAGCCAATGGTGGTGTCATGGATTTCAGCGGCGCGCGAAAAGGCGGTTTCGGCCTTTGGCATCACGAAAGGCGCGCGCGACATGCTCTCCACGCCGCCCGCGATCATCAGATCGGCCTCGCCCGCCGCAATGGCGCGCGACGCGGCAATGACCGCATCCATGCCCGATCCGCACAGGCGATTGATCGTCGTCCCCGTGACCTCAACCGGCAACCCCGCCAGCAGCAGCGACATCCGCGCCACATTGCGGTTATCCTCGCCCGCCTGATTGGCACAGCCAAAGATCACATCATCGACCGCCGCCCAATCGACACCGGGGTTGCGCGCCATCAGCGCCCGCAGCGGCACCGCGCCCAAGTCATCGGGCCGCACCATCGCCAGCGCACCGCCAAAACGCCCGATCGGCGTACGGATGTAGTCGCAAATATAAACGTCACGCATGGCTCAAACCTCTGGCACAATCAGATCGGCAACTTCGCCCACGACATGCAAAGTCGCGCCGGTCACCGCCTGCAATTCATCAAACGACATCCCCGCCAGCTTCTCGCGCAGCACGAACCGCCCGCCCTCGATATCAATCACCGCAAGCGAGGTATAAACCCGCGTCACGCACCCTACCCCGGTCAGCGGCAGCGCGCAGCGTTCCAGCAGTTTCGGCCGCCCGTCCTTGGTCACGTGATCGGTGATCACCGCGACGCGTTTGGCGCCATGTACCAGATCCATCGCGCCGCCGACCGCTGGCACACCCTTTGGCCCGGTCGACCAATTCGCCAGATCGCCATTTTCCGCGACCTCATAAGCCCCCAGAATCGCCACATCCAAATGCCCGCCGCGCACCATCGCGAAACTATCGGCATGATGGAAAAACGCAGCACCCGGGTTCAGCGTCACCGCACGCTTGCCCGCATTGATCAGATCCCAATCCTCGGCCCCCGCTGCCGGGCTTTCGCCAAAATTCAGGATGCCATTCTCGGTATGGAAAATCGCCTGACGGCCCGCAGGCTGGAACTGCGCCACCTTTTCGGGGAATCCGATGCCAAGGTTCACATAAGACCCGTCTTCGATATCCTGCGCCGCGCGCCACGCGATCTGGTTGTTCGACAGCTTCATCTCAGGCCTCCAGCGGATAGGCGGCATTCGCCCGGTTCAAGTCTTCTTCCTGCGCAGGGTTCGCGACCTGCACCACGCGCTGCACGAAAATGCCGGGCGTGACGACGGCCTCGGGGTCGATCTGGCCTGCGGGCACCACGGCGCGCGCCTGCACAATGGCAACCCGCGCCGCCGTGCACATGATCGGCCCGAAATTGCGCGACGTGGCGCGATAGGTCAGGTTGCCCTGCACATCCGCGACCTCGGCCTTGATCAGCGCGTAATCCGCGCGCAGCCAGCGTTCCTGCACATATGCGCGCCCCTCGAACTCCGCCGTCGGCTTGCCTGCGGCAAGGTCGGTGCCAAAGCTGGTCGGCGTGTAAAACGCCGGAATTCCCGCGCCGCCCGCGCGGATACGCTCGGCCAAAGTGCCCTGCGGCACCAGCTCCAGCTCAATCTCTCCGGCCAGATATTTCGTCGTGAACACCACAGGATCGGCGGATCGCGGGAACGAGCAGATCAGCTTTTTGACCATGCCCGCCTCGATCAAGGCGGCAAGGCCGACATGGCCGTTACCGGCATTGTTATTCACCACCGTCAAATCCACTGGCGCGCCGGTGGCGTGAAAACGGTCAATCAGCGCATGGATCAGCTCGATCGGCGCCCCCGCGCCGCCAAAGCCGCCAATCATCACCACCGCACCGCTTTCGATCCCTGCCACCGCAGCGGCCAGATCCGAAACCTGCTTATCCATCACGATCCTCCCCATTTGCCGCCATCCATAGCCAAGCGGCCCCCTTTGCGGCAAAGCATTTGTGCGTTATACGTGATTTGTTCACTATACGCACAGGATCACCATGCGCGACACGATGGGCAGCCTCGCCAAAGGACTAACCGTGATCGAGGCCTTCAGCGCCGATCACCCCCGCCTCTCGATCACCGAGGCCGCAGCCCGCACCGGCCTTGACCGCGCCACCGCCCGGCGCTGCCTGCTGACGCTGGTCGAAAGCGGTTATGCGACGCATGACGGCAAATTCTTTACCCTGACCCCGCGCGTGCTGCGCCTTGGTGTCGCATGTCTGGCAACGATGCCGCTGCCGCAGATCGTGCAGCCCTATCTGGACCGGATGACTGATGCGATT is part of the Ketogulonicigenium vulgare WSH-001 genome and harbors:
- the pcaF gene encoding 3-oxoadipyl-CoA thiolase gives rise to the protein MRDVYICDYIRTPIGRFGGALAMVRPDDLGAVPLRALMARNPGVDWAAVDDVIFGCANQAGEDNRNVARMSLLLAGLPVEVTGTTINRLCGSGMDAVIAASRAIAAGEADLMIAGGVESMSRAPFVMPKAETAFSRAAEIHDTTIGWRFVNPAMEKAYGVDSMPQTGQNVADDFGISRADQDAMALRSQANAARAQGDGRLAREITAVVIPQRKGDPKVVSQDEHPRATSPEALAGLRPIFAGGSVTAGNASGVNDGAAALILASAEAAAKHGLTPIARVMGGAVAGVLPRIMGFGPAPAAKKLMARLGLSADDFGVIELNEAFAAQGLATLRDLGIADDDPRVNPNGGAIALGHPLGMSGARITGTAALELQGGAARYALSMMCIGVGQGIAIALERV
- a CDS encoding 3-oxoacid CoA-transferase subunit A: MDKQVSDLAAAVAGIESGAVVMIGGFGGAGAPIELIHALIDRFHATGAPVDLTVVNNNAGNGHVGLAALIEAGMVKKLICSFPRSADPVVFTTKYLAGEIELELVPQGTLAERIRAGGAGIPAFYTPTSFGTDLAAGKPTAEFEGRAYVQERWLRADYALIKAEVADVQGNLTYRATSRNFGPIMCTAARVAIVQARAVVPAGQIDPEAVVTPGIFVQRVVQVANPAQEEDLNRANAAYPLEA
- a CDS encoding 3-oxoacid CoA-transferase subunit B; protein product: MKLSNNQIAWRAAQDIEDGSYVNLGIGFPEKVAQFQPAGRQAIFHTENGILNFGESPAAGAEDWDLINAGKRAVTLNPGAAFFHHADSFAMVRGGHLDVAILGAYEVAENGDLANWSTGPKGVPAVGGAMDLVHGAKRVAVITDHVTKDGRPKLLERCALPLTGVGCVTRVYTSLAVIDIEGGRFVLREKLAGMSFDELQAVTGATLHVVGEVADLIVPEV
- the pcaH gene encoding protocatechuate 3,4-dioxygenase subunit beta, which encodes MTTTDQGPLYFRDRDWHPAAYTPGYKTSMTRAPFRPLVSLGSTLSEETGPAFGQAMIGELDNNLIMNFTGQPAIGERIILHGRVLDENGRGVPGVLVEIWQANAGGRYRHKKDGYLAPLDPNFGGCGRTLTDASGGYEFLTVRPGAYPWPNRVNDWRPMHIHLSVFGSGFGQRLITQNYFEGDPLIARCPIVQTIGQQKAIDVLVAPLDMNRAIPMDCLAYKFDIVLRGRRQSYFENRKEGL
- the pcaC gene encoding 4-carboxymuconolactone decarboxylase, coding for MTDRFAAGIATRRKILGDAHVDRATQHATPFDQPFQVMITETAWGNLWSRGTIPARERSMMTIALLAGLGNYEELSLHLRATVNTGASPADVVEALLHVAVYAGVPRANHAFKIAKEVFTELGIDTSQIPSAK
- the pcaD gene encoding 3-oxoadipate enol-lactonase, which encodes MQVLARPWGAMHYRIDGPADGPVVVFANSLGTDLRLWDGVVARLPGFRCVRFDLPGHGLSDLAAEVSISALAEDVAALIATVASAPVVLVGLSIGGMIAQELAVKRPAMLAGIVLSNTATKMGSADAWAARIAAVEAGGLASIADQVMERWFAPAFRARATLPLWRNMLLSTRADGYIVACRALAAADLTGQAAEIDLPAVVIAGEKDGASPPDLVAASAARIAGARLHNMAGVGHLPPAEDAAGMVAIIAPFLKDVLK